A region of Haliotis asinina isolate JCU_RB_2024 chromosome 9, JCU_Hal_asi_v2, whole genome shotgun sequence DNA encodes the following proteins:
- the LOC137296990 gene encoding uncharacterized protein, giving the protein MDTECIRIWDVRGASLRSFVCNSFSRLQGVISENTGIPPLHQLLLVQNMKLGNNNWRPYSSAIWYLFSMNDPSQSEIPDIRSTSSSTTDPDDHSTYVDMKNILTNARSTQKHLVEGTGALRCFVDDESKILNTKIQDTKRIFIECQKSVDGLLSVFGFALTLKLLSPDGYMGLLELRKVKNKYFYFLEQCEKLAVELTEYKGLSREDSKFKKAVNLSEKHRVEAEMNMARFERLMLLSEGKTDMETQKAGEILVHSLEKLNNDLGEIYSGSSDTNSREIQKLNVIWKMRKNVADAFAEHQSQLAVTVSKWQAYLQRLTALKTCK; this is encoded by the exons ATGGACACGGAATGTATAAGGATATGGGATGTTAGAGGCGCAAGCCTGCGGAGTTTCGTGTGTAACAG CTTTTCAAGATTACAAGGGGTGATATCTGAAAATACAGGAATACCGCCATTACATCAGCTGCTGCTTGttcaaaatatgaaacttgGCAACAACAACTGGCGACCATATTCTTCTGCCATTTGGTATTTGTTTTCCATGAACGACCCCTCGCAGAGTG AAATACCGGACATACGTTCAACCTCATCCAGCACCACTGACCCAGATGACCATAGCACATACGTAGATATGAAAAATATACTGACCAATGCAAGGTCTACACAGAAGCATCTAGTTGAAGGAACGGGCGCTTTAAG ATGTTTTGTTGACGATGAAAGTAAAATACTCAACACGAAAATTCAAGATACCAAACGAATATTCATTGAATGCCAGAAAAGTGTTGATGGTCTACTGTCAGTGTTCGGATTTGCGCTCACTCTGAAGCTTTTGAGCCCAGATGGCTATATGGGACTTCTTGAATTGCGGAAAGTGAAGAACAAATACTTTTACTTTTTAGAGCAATGTGAAAAG CTTGCAGTGGAGCTTACCGAATACAAGGGGCTTTCAAGGGAGGATTCAAAGTTTAAGAAAGCGGTTAATCTCTCGGAGAAGCATCG GGTTGAGGCTGAAATGAACATGGCACGTTTTGAGAGATTAATGCTCCTTTCAGAGGGTAAAACGGACAT GGAGACACAAAAGGCTGGGGAAATATTGGTTCACAGCCTGGAGAAATTGAACAACGACTTGGGGGAGATTTACTCGGGATCGTCAGACACAAACAG TCGTGAAATCCAGAAACTCAATGTGATTTGGAAAATGAGGAAAAATGTAGCTGATGCGTTTGCTGAACATCAGTCCCAGTTGGCCGTTACTGTTTCAAAG TGGCAAGCCTATCTGCAACGTCTCACGGCTTTGAAGACATGTAAATAG